GCGCCAGCGCTGCCGCGAGAAGAAGGACGATCGCCGAGGAGAGCGCGAAGAGTTGCGGCGCCTCGTAGCCCCCGGCGATCAGCTTGGTGATACCGTCCGCCGCGGCGATGAGCGCGGTGTAAAGAGCTACCAGCCCCGCGCCCGCCAGCGGCGCCCGCAGCCCGCTCATGTGCGCCCCGCCCGGGCAAAGCCCTCGAAGAAGGCGTCGAAATGCTCCGAGCCCTGCGCCATCTCGTCGAGCAGGTCGCGCACCCCCGGCGAGAGCACCCCCGCCATGCGGCGGCGCATCACCGCCCAGTCGGGAGAGCGCCCGCCCTTCATGGCAAGCAGCGCCCGCGACAGCTCGCGCAGCGGCGCGAGCGTGCCGGGATGGCGCTCGAAGCGCATCCGCCCGGCGCCGAGCGGCGCCTCGAAGGGCGCGCCGCCCGTCAGGGCCAGGTGCCAGTTGCAGACGAGGAAATCGTGACAGTCGTCCTGCACCGACAGCTGCGCGCCCTGCTCGACGCGGAAGAGCCGGGTCTCGCGCAGCAGCCAGCCGGTCCAGAGCGCGGGCGGCACGGCGCCGGTGTAGCGCAGCGCGATGCAGATCTCGGCCAGCAGGTCCGAGTTCCGCTCGAGAAAGGCGAGGTTGCCGGCGAAATGCAGGCTGGTCAGCGCCTCGGCCCCGAGCCGCGGGTCGCGGCGGCCGTATTCGCTGAGGTAGAAGACGATGTGCGTGAGTTCATACGCGGCCTTCTTGTTGGGCAGCGCGAAGCCGCGCGAGGCGGCGCAGAAGCCGCGCAGCCGGTCCTCGAGCCCGAGGTCGCCATGTTTCGGCGCCACCCCGCGCCGCGCGAGCAGCCGCCGCGCCTCCATGCGCTGCAGATCCGACAGCTCGGCTCCGGGCAGGTCCATGGCGGCGACGCTTTCAGCCAGCCGCGCGCCGGTGTCGCCGGGCATGCCGAGGTCCTCGAGGTCGAGCACCATCGACAGCAGGAAGCGGTAGTATTGCGGGAAGAAGGCGAGCCGGTCCCCGACCGTGGCGTAGAACTCCGCATGGGTCCGCAGCGCCTGCGGCCCGACCTCGGTGCCGGTACACTCGAGGATGTTCAGCAGCTCCGCGTTCTCCTTGAGCCAGAACACGTCCTCCTCGCTGCGGCGATGCCGCGCGAAGCAAGAGATCAGCGCCTCGGCGCGGAGCTCCGGGGCAAGGGCGCGTGGGGCGGGACGGAGGGCAACGACATTCGACATCTGGACGGGCCTCTGATTGCGGTCACTGGGTCTGCGCGCCGCCGCGGGGCCGACAGCCTGGCACCCGCGACGATGCGGTGGGCGGGCCTCGGCCCGCCCCTGCCCGGCGCTCAGGCGCCCGAGGTGAAGAGCCCGGTGGCCTCGCCGGCGACGGCCTGGCCGGTCCGCGGCGCGGCGCCCGAGGTGAAGAGCGCGGTGGCATCGCCCGAACCGATCTCGGAGCGCAGCGGCGCGGCGCCCGAGGTGAACATCTCGACCGCGTCACCGGCCGAGGCGGCGCTGAGCGCGGGCGCGGCCCCCGAGGTGAAGAGCGCCGTGGCATCGCCCGAGCCGATCTCGGCGCGCAGCGGCGCGGCGCCGGAGGTGAACATCTCGACCGCCTCGCCCAGCAGCGTCTCGGCGCGGTCCATCGGGGCAGCGCCCGAGGTGAACATCGCGCAGCCCTCACCGGCGAAGAGATCCGCCTCGGCGGAGAGGTCGGACGGAACGGCAAAGCTTTTCTTGAGTTGAGCAGTCATGGAAGAACTCCCTGGTTGGGTTGGCACGAGAAACGTGCTTCAGGGTTTCTTGCATCGCTTGCTTGAGGCAATATGGTTTCTTGTTAAGGTTGATTAATACAGAAGTTCTTCACATAAACAATGACTTACAAAAATGCCGAGTCGCGAGACAATCCCGTTTCCCCACAGAAGAATATTTTCTGGGGATAGTTTCCCATTGGTTACCGAAGCCCGGTTTTTTTCACCGAATCGCGGTCCCGAATTCCCGAATCGATGGCGAATCCCGACGCTCCGCCTTGTCCCCCTGCCCGGTTTGCGCGATAGCTTGCGCAACTTTCGGAGGGCTCCAGATGAAGATCGCCACCTTCAACATCAACGGCATCAAGGCGCGCATCGACGCGCTGACCGACTGGCTCGACGAGGCGCAGCCGGATGTCGCGCTGCTGCAGGAGATCAAGTCGGTCGACGAGGCCTTCCCGCGCGAGCTCTTCGAGGAGCGCGGCTACAACGTCGAGACCCACGGCATGAAAAGCTTCAACGGCGTCGCGATCCTCTCCAAGCACCCGCTCGAGGACGTGACCCGAGGCCTGCCGGGCGACGACAGCGACGAGCAGGCACGCTGGATCGAGGCGACCGTCGTGGGCGAGAAGGAGGCGCTGCGCCTCTGCGGGCTCTACCTGCCGAACGGCAACCCGGTGGAGTTCGACGCCGACGGCCAGCCGATCCGCGGCGGCAAGTACGGCTACAAGCTCGACTGGATGGACCGGCTTCACGCCCGCGCGCAGCAGCTGCTGGCCGACGAGACCCCGGCGCTGATGGCCGGGGACTACAACATCATCCCGCAGGCCGAGGACGCCGCCAAGCCGCAGGCCTGGGAGAAGGACGCGCTCTATCTCCAGCAGAGCCGCGACGCCTTCCGCCGCATCCTCAACCTCGGCTTCACCGAGGCCTTCCGCGCCCGCGTGCAGGGGCCGGGCCACTATTCCTTCTGGGACTACCAGGCGGGCGCGTGGCAGCGGAACAACGGCATCCGCATCGACCACGTGCTGATGACCCCCGCCTGCGCCGACCTGATGCTGGACTGCGGCATCGACCGCGACATCCGCGGCCGCGACAAGCCGTCGGACCACGTGCCGGTCTGGGTCGAGCTGGCGCTCTGAGCCGCCGCCGACCCCGGCCAAGCCCGAGGCGCGCGCTTGCACCGGCGCGGCGCCCGTCTTACATCTGAACTGAACAGCAAGACAGCGGAGACCGCCCACATGGCAATCGAAGCGACGGAGATCGAACAGCTCATCCGCGCCGCCTTCCCCGAGGCCAAGATCACCATCACCGACCTTGCCGGAGACGGCAATCACTATGCCGCGGAGGTCATCGACGAAAGCTTCCGTGGTCAGAACCGCGTCCAGCAGCAGCGGGCCGTCTATGCCGCGCTGAAGGGCAAGATGGACGGCAACCACGGCGAGCTGCATGCGCTGGCGCTCACCACCAAGGCCCCGGACTAAGACATTCCACGCCGCACCCCCACCCGCGGAGGCGCGCGCAGACAGGAGACGATGATGACGACTGAAGCAACCACCCGGATCGAAGAGACGGTCAAGGCGAACGACGTCGTGCTCTTCATGAAGGGCACCAAGACCATGCCGCAATGCGGCTTCTCGAGCCGCGTCGCCGGCGTGCTCAACTACATGGGCGTCGAGTATCTCGACGTGAACGTGCTGGCCGACGATGCGATCCGCCAGGGCATCAAGGATTACTCGGACTGGCCGACGATCCCGCAGCTCTACATCAAGGGCGAATTCGTCGGCGGCTGCGACATCGTCACCGAGATGACCCTGTCGGGCGAGCTCGACACGCTCTTCGAGCAGAGCGGCGTGACCTACGACAAGGCCGCTGCCGAAAAGATCCGCGAAGCCAACGCCTGATCGCGTTCGGCCCGGTCCTGTTCCGAACGTGACCGCGATCACGATCCGCGCGGCGGCGAGTCCCGAGGATTTCGCCGCCGTCCGCAGGCTCTGCCTCGCCTACCGCGAGGACCTGCGCACCCACCACCCCGCCGCCCCGGCGCTGGTGGCGCTCTTCTACCCCGACCCCGCCTATACCGAGCTGCTGGACGCCCTGCCCGGCAAGCACGATGCCGTGCTGCTGGCCGAGCTCGCCGGCGCGCCGGTCGGCTGCGCCATGTCGCAGCGGCTGCCGGGCGGCGCGGTCGAGATCAAGCGTGTCTACGTGGCGCCCGAGGCACGCGGCCACGGGCTCGCCGGGCTGCTGGTCGAGGACCTCGCTTCCCGCGCCCGCGCCCGCGGCGCGCCGCTGCTGCAACTCGACACGATGCGGACGCTCGGGGCCGCCTGCCATCTCTATGCCAAGCTCGGCTTTTCCGAGCGCGGCCCCTACCAGCCGGTGCCCGAGGAGGCGCTGCCGCACCTGCGCTTCTTCGAACGCGCGCCCTGAGCGCGGCGGCTCAGCCGGGCTGGGTCACCAAGATCGCGCCCTTCTCGGTCGCCACCACCGTGTGCTCGAACTGCACCACGGGCGCGCAGGGCTCGCTGTAGAGCGTCCAGCCATCCTCGCCCTCGCTGGCCCAGAGCCCGCCCATCGACAGGAAGGGCTCGACCGTCAGCACCAGCCCCTTGGTGATCCGCCGCCGCTCGCCGCGCACCGGCCAGGTGGGGATCTCCTCGGGGTACTCGTGCAGCGAATGGCCGACACCGTGGCTGGCGAGGTTGCGGATGAGCGTGTAGCCCCGATCCTCGGCGAAGCGCCCGATGGCATTGCCGATCCCCGCCAGCGGCCGCTCCGCGCCAACCTGCGAGATGCCGATCTGCATCGCCTTCCGGCCGTCGCGGCAGAGCTTGTCGAGCGAGGGCCTCACCGCGCCCACGCGGAAGGTCGCGCCGGTGTCGGCGAAAATGCCGGCCTTCGAGGCCGAGACGTCGATGTTGACGAGATCGCCCGCCTTGATCACCCGCGGGCCGGGGATGCCGTGGGCGATCTCCTCGTTGATGCTGATGCAGGTCGCGCCGGGAAAATCATAGCAGGCTTCCGGAGCGGATTCGGCGCCCTCGCGCTCGAGCAGGGCGCGGCCGATCTCGTCGAGCTCGCGGGTGGTCATCCCCGGCTCCACCGCCTTTCCCATGCCCTGAAGGGTGTTGGCGACGATCCGGCCGATATCCTTCAGCCCCTCGAGGTCGTCCATTCCGGTGATCGTCATCCGCTGCTCCTTGCCTGCGCCGCCCCTGCGGGCCGCGGACGACCAGACTAGCGGGGAACGGCGGGAATGTCCCCTGCCGCCGCGGGCAATCCGCCTTGCACCGGGCGCAAGTCGCGCCGCACCGCCGATGCGAAAAAGGGCGCGCCGCCGGCACGCCCCATCGTCGATCCTGCAGGTGTCCGCGCTCAGCTGCCGGCGTTCGGGTCCTCGTAGACGCCCTGTTCCTTCAGCGCGTCGATGACCTCCTTCGGCATGTAGGTCTCGTCGTGCTTGGCAAGGATCTCGGTGGCGCGGAACACGCCGTCGACATAGCGCCCGGTGCCGACCATGCCCTGCTTCTCGCCGAAGAGATCCGGCAGCACCCCCTCGAAGACCACCGGCACCGAGGCGCCGCCGTCGGTTACCGAAAAGCTGATCTCGTGACCCTGCCCGCGCACCAGGCTGCCTTCCTCGACCAGCCCGCCGATGCGGAAGGTCTCGTTCGGCGAGGGCGGCGCCTCGACCACCTGGGTCGGCGAGCGGAAGAAGTTGATGCCGTCACGCATCGCGTAGCCGATCAGCGCGGTCGAGACGACCAGCGCCACCGCGGCCAGCGCCACGATCTGGATGCGCCGCTGCTTCTTCAGCGATTTGAGACCCATCTTCCTCTCCTCGGCAGGGATGCCGTTCTCCCTATATGGCACCTTAGGGCGCCGGGAGAACCGCTCCAAATCAAATTGCGTCACCGCGCCGCGCCCCCCTGCTTCCATATGTCGGAAATATCCCGGGGGTGCGGGGGCAGCGCCCCCGCTTCAACCTGCGTGCGGGGGCAGAGCCCCCGCCTCAACCAGCGTGCGGGAGCCAGGGCCGCCGGTTCAGGCGGACTCGAAGCTCAGCGGCCGCTTCAGGAACTGCGTCGCATGCACCGAGACCTTGCGCGGATCGCCGGTGGTCAGGAAGCGGCTCTCGGTGCTGGTGCCGTACATGTCGGGATGGCGCACGAGGTAGTCGGCAAGCGAGTCCGCCACGAGGTTGGCCTGCGAATAGACCGTGACCTCGGGGCCGAGCGCCTCCTGGAAGATCTCCTGCATCAGCGGGTAGTGGGTGCAGCCGAGGATCGCCGCCTGCGGCTCGGGCATCTTGCGCTTCAGCGCCTCGACATGGCTTCGCACCAGCGCCTCGGCGAGGATCATGTCGCCCTCCTCGATGGCATCGACCAGTCCGCCGCAGGCCTGCGCCTCGACGTCGACGCCGATAGCGCGGAAGGCGAGCTCGCGCTGGAACGCGCGGCTGCGCACCGTGGCCGGCGTGGCAAAGAGCGCGACATGCTGCACCGCGACCTCGCGCGGCGGCGAGTTGTCGCCCCACTGGCGTTCGGTCAGCGCCTCGATCAGCGGCACGAAGACCCCGAGCACGCGCTTGCCCTTCGGCAGCCCGCCCTCCTGCATGCGCCGCAGCGCCGCGGCCGAGGCGGTGTTGCAGGCGAGGATCACCAGGTCGCAGCCCGCGTCCCAGAGCTTCTGCACCGCGTCGACGGTCAGGTTGAAGATGTCATCCGCGTCGCGCACGCCGTAGGGCGCGTGCCGGCTGTCGGCGTAGTAGACGAAGGGCACCTCGGGCAGCCGCTTCGCGACCGCGTCCAGCACCGTGAGCCCGCCGAGCCCGGAATCGAACACACCAACCGCCATTCTCTGCCCTCCTTGCCGGAAGCTCTCGCCCGGCATGCCTTGGATGACCCCGCCGACTCACGCGGCGGAAGCCTTGGGCATCGGTCTTACGGCGCTTTGCCCGGGAGATCCATTGCGCCAAGTGGCGGGGTCACGACATCGTTCGCGGGCGCCGCCCGGCGGGCAGGAGCGGGGGCTCTGCCCCCGCACCCCCGGGATATTTTCGACATATGGAAGCAGGGGCGCGGCGCGTGCCTCCGCGCCCCTCCGGGCCCTTTACTCCGCGGCCTTCGAGAGCGGCGTGCCGCCGGCGCGGATCACCGCGAGCAGCTCCTCGCGGCGCTTGGCGGCCTTGCGCTCGGAGGCCTCCTTGACCGGGCCGTAGCCGCGGATCTGCAGCGGCAGCTCGGCGAGGGCGACGGTGGCATCGAGCGTGGCCGGCGTCACCTTCGGCAGCACCTCGGCCATGTCGCGCTCGTACTGCGCGATGAGGGCGCGCTCCATGCGGCGCTCGGCGGTCCGGCCGAAGGGGTCGAAGGGCGTGCCGCGCAGCCATTTCAGCTTCGCCAGAAGGCCGAAGGTCCTCAGCATCGACTCGCCGTAGGTCTTCTTCACCGGGCGGCCGTCCGAGCCCTGCTTCGCCAGCATCGGCGGGGCGAGGTGGAAGCGCATCTCGAAGCCGGGCTCGAAGCTTTCCTCGGCCTTCCTGCGGGTCTCGAGATGCATGCGCGCAACCTCGTACTCGTCCTTGTAGGCGAGCAGCTTGTGGTAGCCCCTGGCCACCGCCTCGCGCAGGCGGCGGTCGGGGATGCCGTCCACCAGCGCGCGGTATTTCCTCGCGAGCCGCGCGTTCTGGTAAACCGCGAGGTGATCCGCGCGGAAGGCGATCTTCTCGTCGAGCGACTTCGGCTTCGGGGTCACCTTCGGGGTGATCAGCGCCGCGGCCTCGGCGGGGTGGAGCACCGCCCAGCGGCCGATCTCGAAGGCCCGCAGGTTGCGCTCGACCGCCGCGCCGTTGAGGCGGATGGCCTCCGCGATGGCGTCATGCGGCAGCGGCAGCAGGCCGCGCTGCCAGGAGGCGCCGAGGATCATCATGTTGGAGAAGATCGAGTCCCCCATGGTGATCCGCGCCAGCTCGGTCGCGTCGAAGATCGCGAGATTGCCCTGCATCCGTGCCTCGAGCGCCACGCGCAACTGGTCGAAGGGCAGCTGGAACTCTGTGTTGCGGGTGAACTCGCCGGTGATGATCTCGTGCCCGTTGACCACGGCGCCGGTGCGGCCGCGTTTCGTCAGCCCCAGCGTCTTGGCCCCGGCGCTGACCACGAGGTCGCCGCCGATCAGCGCATCGGCCTCGCCGGTCGCCACGCGCACCGCCGAGATGTCCTCGGGGCGCCTGGCCAGCCGCAGGTGGATGTGCACCGCGCCGCCCTTCTGCGCGAGACCGGCCATCTCCATCATGCCCGCGCCCATGCCGGCGATCTGCGCCGCCTGCGCCAGCACCGCGCCGATGGTCACGACGCCGGTGCCGCCGACGCCGGTGATCACCACGTTGTGGGTCTTGTCGATCGTCGGAAGCACCGGCTGCGGCAGGTGCGGCAGGTCGAGGTCGGTCGTCTCACCCTTGCGGATCTTCGCGCCCTCGAGGGTCACGAAGGAGGGGCAGAAACCCTTGAGGCAGGAGTAGTCCTTGTTGCAGCTCGACTGGTCGATGGCGCGCTTGCGGCCGAGCTCGGTCTCGGCGGGGACGATCGAGACGCAGTTCGACTGCACGCCGCAATCGCCGCAGCCCTCGCAGACGTCGGTGTTGATGAAGACCCGCTTGTCCGGATCCGGGAAGGTGCCCTTCTTGCGGCGGCGGCGCTTCTCGGCGGCACAGGTCTGGATGTAGAGGATGACCGAGACGCCGCCGATCTTCTCGAAGCGCTTCTGCACCGCGTCCATTTCCGAACGCTCGAATTTCTCGATGCCGCCGGGGAAGAGGTCGAAGTTCACCTCCTCCTTCTCGTCGTAGACCACGGCAAGGTGCTCGACCCCCATCGCCTTCAGCTCGCGGGCGATGCGGTCGGCGGTAAGCCCGCCCTCGTTGGGCTGGCCGCCGGTCATGGCGACGGCGTCGTTGAAGAGGATCTTGTAGGTGATGTTGGTGCCCGCGGCGAGCGCCGCGCGGATCGCCAGCGAGCCCGAGTGGTTGTAGGTGCCGTCGCCGAGGTTCTGGAACACGTGGCTGCGCTTCGAGAACGGCGCCTCGCCGACCCAGTTCACCCCCTCGCCGCCCATGTGGGTGAAGCCGGTGGTGCTGCGGTCCATCCATTGCACCATGTAGTGACAGCCGATCCCGGCATAGGCGCGCGAGCCCTCGGGCACCTTGGTCGAGGTGTTGTGCGGGCAGCCCGAGCAGAAATAGGGCAGCCGCGCCGCGAGGTCGGGGGCGTTGTCGGCCTTGCGCGCCTCGTCGAGCGCGGCGAGCCCCGCCTTGATGCCGTCGGTGTCGCGGCCTTCCTCGAGGAAGATGCCGCCGAGCTTCTCGGCGATCCACACCGGGTCGAGCGCGCCGCGGGTCGGGAAGAGCTCCTCGCGGTGCATGCCGCCCGCCCCGCCCTTGTACCAGCCATAGACGCGGCGGCCGCGGCGGTCGTCGAAGATCGCCTCCTTGACCTGCACCTCGATCAGCTTGCGCTTCTCCTCGACGATGACGATGAGGTCGAGCCCCTCGGCCCAGTCGTGGAAGCCCTTCATGTCGAGCGGGAAGGTCTGGCCCACCTTGTAGGTGGTGATGCCGAGACGCTCGGCCTCGGCCTCGTCGATGTTCAGCAGCGACAGGGCATGCTGCAGGTCGAGCCAGTTCTTGCCGGCCGCCACGAGGCCGATCTTTGCGCCGGGCTTGCCCCAGACGCGCCGGTCCATGCCGTTCGCGCGCGAGAAGGCCTCGGCGGCGAAGCGCTTGTAGTCGATCATCCGCGCTTCCTGCGCGTGCGGCGTGTCGCCGAGGCGGATGTTGAGCCCGCCCTCGGGCATCAGGAACTCGGGGGTGACCAGCGACATGCGGTCCGGGCGGCCATCGACGACGGCGGTGGCCTCGACCGTGTCCTTCATCGTCTTGAGGCCGACCCAGAGGCCGGAGAAGCGGGAGAGCGCAAAGCCGTAGATGCCGAAGTCCAGCACCTCCTGCACCCCGGCGGGCGAGACCACCGGCATGTAGGCATCGACAAGCGCCCATTCCGACTGGTGCAGCACCGTCGAGCTTTCGCCGGTGTGATCGTCGCCCATCGCCATGAGCACGCCGCCGTGCCTCGAGGTGCCCGCCATGTTGGCGTGGCGCATCACGTCGCCCGAGCGGTCGACGCCGGGGCCCTTGCCGTACCAGAGCCCGAAGACCCCGTCGTACTTGCCCTCGCCGCGAAGCTCGGCCTGTTGCGAGCCCCAGAGCGCCGTGGCCGCGAGATCCTCGTTCAGCCCTTCCTGAAAGACGATGTCATTCTCGGCCAGCAGCTTTCCGGCGCGCTTCATCTGGATGTCGACCGAGCCCAGCGGCGAGCCGCGGTAGCCGGTCACGTAGCCGGCCGTGTGCAGCCCGGCGGCGCGATCGCGCTCTTTTTGCATCAGCATCAGGCGGACCAGCGCCTGTGTGCCATTCAAAAGGACGGAATTCTTGTTTAGATCGAACCTGTCCTGCAGGGAAATTGCTTGCTTGCTCATGCGCGCCTCCCTTCGCTCATAGTGCTTGCAGCCATGCCCCATGATAGGTCACACATGCTGACCCGGATAGGGAAATCTTCGTGATTTTCCGCCACACAGGTAAGATGTGTTTCCGTTAATCGTTCCTGTCGTATACAGGGCGCCAAAGTTGAATAAGATGCCGCCATGGATTGGGATAAGCTCAGGATCTTTCACGCTGTCGCGGATGCGGGCAGCCTGACACACGCGGGAGATGCGCTGCATCTGTCGCAATCCGCCGTGTCTCGGCAGATCCGGGCGCTGGAAGAGGCGCTCGACACCACTCTGTTCCACCGTCACGCCCGCGGACTGATTCTCACCGAGCAGGGCGAGCTGCTGTTCGACGCGACCGCCGCCATGGTGAAACGCATCGACAGCGCCACCGCGCGGATCCGCGACAGCGAGGAAGAGGTGTTCGGCGAGCTGAAGGTCACCACGACCCACGGCTTCGGCGTGCTCTGGCTCGCGCCGCGCCTGACCAAGCTCTACGAGAAATACCCCGACCTGAAGATCGACCTCATGCTTGAGGAGCGGGTGCTCGACCTGCCGATGCGCGAGGCCGACGTCGCGATCCGCATGAAGGAACCCAGCCAGGCGGACCTCATCCGCAAGCGGCTGATGTCGATCCGCATGCGCATGTATGCCTCGCCCGCCTATCTCGAGGCGAACGGCCTGCCCGAGTCGCTCGAGGATCTCTCGGCGCACCGGCTGATCTGCCAGAACCCGAACTCGGCGCAGGTGCTCTCGGGCAAGGCGCTGGTCCAGAAGCTGCTCACCTATGACATCCGCACAGGGCTCACGGTGAACAACTACTTCGGCGTGCTGCAGGCGGTGATCGCCAACCTCGGCATCGGCGTGCTGCCCGACTATATCATCGAGGATTTCCCGCACGTGGTCCGGGTGCTCCCCGACGTCGAGAGCAACGAGGTGCCCGTGTTCCTCGCCTATCCCGAAGAATTGCGTCATTCCAAGCGGGTAACCGCCTTCCGCGACTTCGTGCAGGACGAGATCTTCGCGCATCGGCGGCAGCTGAAGGCGATGGGCGCCGACTGACGGCGCCCAAAAATCGGGCGCCATGCAAACAGTGCATGGCAGCAATGTCCGATTGAAGCCGCTTCCGGCCTTGATCGACTCAATACTGATCACATATTCAGCACACGAAGCTTGAGGCGCCCTTGTGCGCGTCATCTTCAACCTCCCTGTTGGACTTCGGCCGAGCTTTGTGCTCGGCCTTTTTTTTTGCCGGAACGCCTGCCCGCGTTTGGGAGACGGTCCCGATTGCGCTACGCTTGCCCCCGCGAGGTGGAGGCGATCATGGCGGCAGACGAGATTTCCCCGGACAACGCGGCGCAGCAGGCCTTCTGGACCGAGGGCCCCGGCCTCAACTGGGTTGCCCTGCGCGAGGAGCTCGACACGCTCCATGCCGACATCTCCGAGCAGGTGCTTGCCGCCGCCGCGGCGCAGCCCGGCGAGACGGTCTTCGACATCGGCTGCGGCGCGGGCGCGACGACGCTGGCGCTGGCCGCGGCGGTCGCCCCCGGCGGGCGCGTGGTCGGCCTCGACGTCTCGAGCAGCCTGCTCGAGGTGGCGCGCGCCCGCGCCGCCGCCCTGCCCGGCCCCCAGCCCGAGTTCATCCATGCCGATGCGCA
The Salipiger sp. H15 DNA segment above includes these coding regions:
- the map gene encoding type I methionyl aminopeptidase produces the protein MTITGMDDLEGLKDIGRIVANTLQGMGKAVEPGMTTRELDEIGRALLEREGAESAPEACYDFPGATCISINEEIAHGIPGPRVIKAGDLVNIDVSASKAGIFADTGATFRVGAVRPSLDKLCRDGRKAMQIGISQVGAERPLAGIGNAIGRFAEDRGYTLIRNLASHGVGHSLHEYPEEIPTWPVRGERRRITKGLVLTVEPFLSMGGLWASEGEDGWTLYSEPCAPVVQFEHTVVATEKGAILVTQPG
- a CDS encoding indolepyruvate ferredoxin oxidoreductase family protein; its protein translation is MSKQAISLQDRFDLNKNSVLLNGTQALVRLMLMQKERDRAAGLHTAGYVTGYRGSPLGSVDIQMKRAGKLLAENDIVFQEGLNEDLAATALWGSQQAELRGEGKYDGVFGLWYGKGPGVDRSGDVMRHANMAGTSRHGGVLMAMGDDHTGESSTVLHQSEWALVDAYMPVVSPAGVQEVLDFGIYGFALSRFSGLWVGLKTMKDTVEATAVVDGRPDRMSLVTPEFLMPEGGLNIRLGDTPHAQEARMIDYKRFAAEAFSRANGMDRRVWGKPGAKIGLVAAGKNWLDLQHALSLLNIDEAEAERLGITTYKVGQTFPLDMKGFHDWAEGLDLIVIVEEKRKLIEVQVKEAIFDDRRGRRVYGWYKGGAGGMHREELFPTRGALDPVWIAEKLGGIFLEEGRDTDGIKAGLAALDEARKADNAPDLAARLPYFCSGCPHNTSTKVPEGSRAYAGIGCHYMVQWMDRSTTGFTHMGGEGVNWVGEAPFSKRSHVFQNLGDGTYNHSGSLAIRAALAAGTNITYKILFNDAVAMTGGQPNEGGLTADRIARELKAMGVEHLAVVYDEKEEVNFDLFPGGIEKFERSEMDAVQKRFEKIGGVSVILYIQTCAAEKRRRRKKGTFPDPDKRVFINTDVCEGCGDCGVQSNCVSIVPAETELGRKRAIDQSSCNKDYSCLKGFCPSFVTLEGAKIRKGETTDLDLPHLPQPVLPTIDKTHNVVITGVGGTGVVTIGAVLAQAAQIAGMGAGMMEMAGLAQKGGAVHIHLRLARRPEDISAVRVATGEADALIGGDLVVSAGAKTLGLTKRGRTGAVVNGHEIITGEFTRNTEFQLPFDQLRVALEARMQGNLAIFDATELARITMGDSIFSNMMILGASWQRGLLPLPHDAIAEAIRLNGAAVERNLRAFEIGRWAVLHPAEAAALITPKVTPKPKSLDEKIAFRADHLAVYQNARLARKYRALVDGIPDRRLREAVARGYHKLLAYKDEYEVARMHLETRRKAEESFEPGFEMRFHLAPPMLAKQGSDGRPVKKTYGESMLRTFGLLAKLKWLRGTPFDPFGRTAERRMERALIAQYERDMAEVLPKVTPATLDATVALAELPLQIRGYGPVKEASERKAAKRREELLAVIRAGGTPLSKAAE
- the murI gene encoding glutamate racemase, with amino-acid sequence MAVGVFDSGLGGLTVLDAVAKRLPEVPFVYYADSRHAPYGVRDADDIFNLTVDAVQKLWDAGCDLVILACNTASAAALRRMQEGGLPKGKRVLGVFVPLIEALTERQWGDNSPPREVAVQHVALFATPATVRSRAFQRELAFRAIGVDVEAQACGGLVDAIEEGDMILAEALVRSHVEALKRKMPEPQAAILGCTHYPLMQEIFQEALGPEVTVYSQANLVADSLADYLVRHPDMYGTSTESRFLTTGDPRKVSVHATQFLKRPLSFESA
- a CDS encoding GNAT family N-acetyltransferase; translation: MTAITIRAAASPEDFAAVRRLCLAYREDLRTHHPAAPALVALFYPDPAYTELLDALPGKHDAVLLAELAGAPVGCAMSQRLPGGAVEIKRVYVAPEARGHGLAGLLVEDLASRARARGAPLLQLDTMRTLGAACHLYAKLGFSERGPYQPVPEEALPHLRFFERAP
- the ccmE gene encoding cytochrome c maturation protein CcmE, with product MGLKSLKKQRRIQIVALAAVALVVSTALIGYAMRDGINFFRSPTQVVEAPPSPNETFRIGGLVEEGSLVRGQGHEISFSVTDGGASVPVVFEGVLPDLFGEKQGMVGTGRYVDGVFRATEILAKHDETYMPKEVIDALKEQGVYEDPNAGS
- a CDS encoding BolA/IbaG family iron-sulfur metabolism protein, producing the protein MAIEATEIEQLIRAAFPEAKITITDLAGDGNHYAAEVIDESFRGQNRVQQQRAVYAALKGKMDGNHGELHALALTTKAPD
- the grxD gene encoding Grx4 family monothiol glutaredoxin, with amino-acid sequence MTTEATTRIEETVKANDVVLFMKGTKTMPQCGFSSRVAGVLNYMGVEYLDVNVLADDAIRQGIKDYSDWPTIPQLYIKGEFVGGCDIVTEMTLSGELDTLFEQSGVTYDKAAAEKIREANA
- the xth gene encoding exodeoxyribonuclease III, which codes for MKIATFNINGIKARIDALTDWLDEAQPDVALLQEIKSVDEAFPRELFEERGYNVETHGMKSFNGVAILSKHPLEDVTRGLPGDDSDEQARWIEATVVGEKEALRLCGLYLPNGNPVEFDADGQPIRGGKYGYKLDWMDRLHARAQQLLADETPALMAGDYNIIPQAEDAAKPQAWEKDALYLQQSRDAFRRILNLGFTEAFRARVQGPGHYSFWDYQAGAWQRNNGIRIDHVLMTPACADLMLDCGIDRDIRGRDKPSDHVPVWVELAL
- a CDS encoding LysR family transcriptional regulator, whose protein sequence is MDWDKLRIFHAVADAGSLTHAGDALHLSQSAVSRQIRALEEALDTTLFHRHARGLILTEQGELLFDATAAMVKRIDSATARIRDSEEEVFGELKVTTTHGFGVLWLAPRLTKLYEKYPDLKIDLMLEERVLDLPMREADVAIRMKEPSQADLIRKRLMSIRMRMYASPAYLEANGLPESLEDLSAHRLICQNPNSAQVLSGKALVQKLLTYDIRTGLTVNNYFGVLQAVIANLGIGVLPDYIIEDFPHVVRVLPDVESNEVPVFLAYPEELRHSKRVTAFRDFVQDEIFAHRRQLKAMGAD